One Falco biarmicus isolate bFalBia1 chromosome 9, bFalBia1.pri, whole genome shotgun sequence genomic region harbors:
- the PPP1R3C gene encoding protein phosphatase 1 regulatory subunit 3C isoform X2 produces MIQILDPRPLPSSIMPVDVAMRICLAHSPPLQSFLSPLEDCQRNNFVNRFKPLRPCLHVKRDSEAQKSDWNHSAARAKKRVVFADSKGLSLTAIHTFSEFQEHPGWDLQFDLLGIENITSGLKLHEEKNLILGFPRPSADYLDFRNRLQKNLVCLENCTLQEKVLSGTVKVKNVSFEKKVQVRITFDTWKTYTDIECVYMNNVYSDSENDTFSFTIDFPPALSSEEKIEFCISYQSGEHTFWDNNEGQNYKIFHAEWKSDGVQIPSAKKDCVDLQTPRRGQEREPDQLGSPRLSSGLFPQWQSLGRIENSSPYW; encoded by the coding sequence ATGATACAGATCTTGGACCCGAGACCCTTGCCAAGCTCCATCATGCCTGTGGATGTGGCCATGAGAATTTGCTTAGCCCATTCTCCACCACTGCAGAGTTTTCTCAGCCCCCTTGAGGACTGCCAAAGAAACAACTTTGTGAACAGATTCAAACCTCTCAGACCATGTCTTCATGTGAAACGTGACTCTGAAGCTCAGAAGAGCGACTGGAACCACTCGGCAGCCCGAGCCAAGAAGCGAGTGGTGTTCGCGGACTCGAAGGGGCTGTCCCTGACTGCGATACACACCTTCTCCGAGTTCCAGGAGCACCCTGGGTGGGATCTTCAGTTTGACCTCTTAGGCATTGAAAATATAACATCTGGCTTAAAGTTACATGAGGAGAAAAACTTGATTCTGGGTTTCCCTCGGCCCTCAGCTGActacctggacttcaggaaTCGCCTGCAGAAGAACTTGGTCTGCCTGGAGAACTGCACCCTGCAAGAGAAGGTGCTGTCAGGTACTGTGAAAGTGAAGAACGTGAGTTTTGAAAAAAAGGTTCAGGTTCGAATCACCTTTGATACATGGAAGACCTACACAGACATTGAGTGTGTATACATGAACAATGTTTACAGTGATTCTGAAAATGATACCTTCTCATTTACCATTGACTTtcctcctgccctttcctctgAGGAGAAGATagagttttgcatttcttaccAAAGTGGAGAACATACCTTCTGGGACAATAATGAGGGTCAGAATTACAAGATTTTCCATGCAGAGTGGAAGTCTGATGGTGTTCAGATACCGTCTGCCAAGAAAGACTGTGTAGATCTTCAGACTCCAAGGAGAGGACAAGAGAGAGAGCCTGATCAACTAGGTAGTCCGAGGCTGTCCAGTGGTCTCTTTCCCCAGTGGCAGAGCTTGGGTCGGATTGAAAATTCGTCACCATATTGGTGA
- the PPP1R3C gene encoding protein phosphatase 1 regulatory subunit 3C isoform X1 — MHCSRMIQILDPRPLPSSIMPVDVAMRICLAHSPPLQSFLSPLEDCQRNNFVNRFKPLRPCLHVKRDSEAQKSDWNHSAARAKKRVVFADSKGLSLTAIHTFSEFQEHPGWDLQFDLLGIENITSGLKLHEEKNLILGFPRPSADYLDFRNRLQKNLVCLENCTLQEKVLSGTVKVKNVSFEKKVQVRITFDTWKTYTDIECVYMNNVYSDSENDTFSFTIDFPPALSSEEKIEFCISYQSGEHTFWDNNEGQNYKIFHAEWKSDGVQIPSAKKDCVDLQTPRRGQEREPDQLGSPRLSSGLFPQWQSLGRIENSSPYW; from the exons ATGCACTGCAGCAG AATGATACAGATCTTGGACCCGAGACCCTTGCCAAGCTCCATCATGCCTGTGGATGTGGCCATGAGAATTTGCTTAGCCCATTCTCCACCACTGCAGAGTTTTCTCAGCCCCCTTGAGGACTGCCAAAGAAACAACTTTGTGAACAGATTCAAACCTCTCAGACCATGTCTTCATGTGAAACGTGACTCTGAAGCTCAGAAGAGCGACTGGAACCACTCGGCAGCCCGAGCCAAGAAGCGAGTGGTGTTCGCGGACTCGAAGGGGCTGTCCCTGACTGCGATACACACCTTCTCCGAGTTCCAGGAGCACCCTGGGTGGGATCTTCAGTTTGACCTCTTAGGCATTGAAAATATAACATCTGGCTTAAAGTTACATGAGGAGAAAAACTTGATTCTGGGTTTCCCTCGGCCCTCAGCTGActacctggacttcaggaaTCGCCTGCAGAAGAACTTGGTCTGCCTGGAGAACTGCACCCTGCAAGAGAAGGTGCTGTCAGGTACTGTGAAAGTGAAGAACGTGAGTTTTGAAAAAAAGGTTCAGGTTCGAATCACCTTTGATACATGGAAGACCTACACAGACATTGAGTGTGTATACATGAACAATGTTTACAGTGATTCTGAAAATGATACCTTCTCATTTACCATTGACTTtcctcctgccctttcctctgAGGAGAAGATagagttttgcatttcttaccAAAGTGGAGAACATACCTTCTGGGACAATAATGAGGGTCAGAATTACAAGATTTTCCATGCAGAGTGGAAGTCTGATGGTGTTCAGATACCGTCTGCCAAGAAAGACTGTGTAGATCTTCAGACTCCAAGGAGAGGACAAGAGAGAGAGCCTGATCAACTAGGTAGTCCGAGGCTGTCCAGTGGTCTCTTTCCCCAGTGGCAGAGCTTGGGTCGGATTGAAAATTCGTCACCATATTGGTGA